One Cyclopterus lumpus isolate fCycLum1 chromosome 7, fCycLum1.pri, whole genome shotgun sequence DNA window includes the following coding sequences:
- the rassf11 gene encoding ras association domain-containing protein 8: protein MEVKVLVDGLPRVVCGVTEETTCQDAVIALAQALGRPGRYTLQEKFKDFERCMAPGECLLETLEKYGEQARDVRLTLLHNGPSARDDMSRAKVGRYQPCPPLRRKDAGTRTRRGSASLGLHRQSLPPLSCSGQEAERQKKEDLKGPKRKSLTLMEEAWEWLESLGKGKVYSTARDKESSKRTDKRNRSSLGVSLTVDEGNSGRSSRSKVRGQKGLKSDLDHQTSCCMGGQTRGKESKRSEGDLSGSSDAATIDEKNGLRETVMRQLSRLQDLAVQIANTERLVLELEDKQGVRKAEREARQRAVEEETEQIHFWENELKAEEGYEKDLQRQFLEMRENAAGCKAKLEDYRRKMQGLDFFTAQQDSEGGASAAAETSAVPSSEDLNRQRSDPDGDGRKFPPREDLNPPHARVPPSQIKERRPTGPTELREWWTRWAQAQIPPLQSQKAAIHRSELTIYLGGGTKSQTLSQ, encoded by the exons ATGGAAGTGAAGGTGTTGGTGGACGGACTCCCACGCGTGGTTTGTGGCGTTACAGAGGAAACAACATGTCAAGACGCAGTCATCGCGCTGGCTCAAGCCCTGG GGCGGCCCGGGCGCTACACGTTACAGGAGAAATTCAAAGACTTTGAGCGGTGCATGGCCCCCGGCGAATGCCTCCTGGAGACTCTGGAGAAATACGGCGAGCAGGCGAGGGATGTCCGGCTCACGCTGCTCCACAACGGGCCCTCGGCCCGGGATGACATGAGCAGGGCGAAAGTGGGACGATACCAGCCCTGCCCACCACTGAGGAGAAAGGACGCGGGCACCAGAACGCGGCGGGGCAGCGCCTCTTTGGGATTGCATCGTCAAAGCTTGCCACCGCTATCCTGTTCAGGGCAAGAGGCCGAGcggcaaaaaaaagaggacctGAAAGGGCCGAAGAGAAAGTCTCTGACGCTCATGGAGGAGGCCTGGGAATGGCTGGAGAGCCTGGGGAAGGGGAAGGTCTACAGCACTGCCCGTGACAAGGAAAGCAGTAAGAGGACTGATAAAAGGAACCGCAGCTCTCTGGGCGTTTCTCTCACCGTTGACGAAGGTAACTCAGGTCGAAGCAGTAGAAgcaaggtcaggggtcagaaaGGTCTCAAGTCAGACTTGGATCATCAAACGTCCTGCTGCATGGGAGGTCAGACGAGGGGGAAGGAAAGCAAACGCTCGGAGGGGGATTTGTCCGGTTCAAGCGATGCTGCAACGATAGACGAGAAAAACGGTCTGAGAGAAACCGTAATGCGCCAACTCAGCCGTCTGCAGGACTTGGCGGTCCAGATCGCGAACACGGAGCGGCTGGTTTTGGAGCTGGAGGACAAACAGGGGGTTCGAAAGGCCGAGCGGGAAGCCCGGCAGAGGGCTGTTGAAGAGGAGACGGAACAGATCCACTTTTGGGAGAACGAATTGAAGGCAGAGGAAGGTTACGAGAAAGATTTACAGCGCCAGTTCCTCGAGATGAGGGAGAACGCCGCCGGGTGCAAGGCCAAGCTGGAGGACTACCGGCGCAAAATGCAGGGGCTTGATTTCTTCACCGCCCAACAAGATTCGGAAGGCGGCGCAAGTGCTGCCGCGGAGACTTCCGCCGTCCCGTCGTCCGAGGACCTAAATCGGCAACGATCCGATCCAGATGGGGACGGCAGGAAGTTCCCGCCCAGAGAGGACTTGAACCCTCCTCACGCTCGAGTTCCTCCCAGCCAGATAAAGGAGCGGCGGCCCACGGGGCCCACCGAGCTCAGGGAGTGGTGGACGCGCTGGGCTCAAGCCCAAATCCCACCATTGCAGAGCCAGAAGGCGGCGATTCACCGCTCGGAGCTCACCATCTATCTGGGTGGTGGCACCAAGTCCCAAACACTAAGTCAGTAA